CGTTTCCATTAAAAACTTGAGTATGTTCGAAAGTTTTCCAGTTTATCATCATAATTGGATGTAACATTTGTTATTGACCAAACCTTAAAAAGGTATCGAAATAAATATGTGGAAGTAGAATAGAAAAATATTTCGAAACTAAGTCACAATTATCCTGGTCACCTAACACGGATATGGATCTATGTTTTAGGGCCCATTTGAATACCCGGAGAGAGGGTCTATCCGTGGGCTGCNNNNNNNNNNNNNNNNNNNNNNNNNNNNNNNNNNNNNNNNNAAAAAAAAAAAAAAAAAAAAAAAAAAGAATAGAAAAGTGCAAATAAATGTAATTCAAGCCGTTTTCTTGACCATGAGAAAGAGTCCTCCAACTCGAAGATGCTGAGACCGATGATAGTTTGTGTTTACTTGCACAGAAAGTAATAAGAGGTTTAGAAGATTGTAAAATTGATTCTTATTAGACTTGGGAAGCCGATGCCTTATATAAAAACAAAGAACGTAAACTTAAAACACCTATGATAATTATCCTAACAGATTGATAATTATCTGAGATAAGAAATATATATAAAACCAATAACGAAGTTAAAACCGGTATGAAGTTGGTTTAGAATACTCTTGACATAATCCTGTCACACTGGTTGATGTCAATGGCAAGCTCTTGAATAGATCTACCATGGGAGAAGATCTCTTCTGGGCGATCCGCGGTAGTGGTGGTGCTAGCTTCGGAGTTATCCTCTCTTGGAAAATAAACCTAGTCGATATTCCAAAGATCTTTACTGTGTTTAGGGTTAACAGAACATTGGAACAAGGTGGAACCGATGTTCTCTACAAGTGGCAGCTTGTCTCGTCCAAACTCCCTGAAAGTCTTTACGTCAGAGCAATGCCTAAGGTCGTAAACAAAACCATCGCGGTCTTATTGTACGCTCAGTTCTTGGGTCGAGCTGATGAGCTTGTGTCGATAATGAACCAAAGCTTACCTGAACTTGGGGTAAAAAACCAAGAAATGAGCTGGCTTATCACAACGTTGTTTTGGGAAGACCTACCTGCCGGTACACTGACAAGTGTTCTCTTAGACAGACCGTCCAAACCGGAAAAGTTCTTCAAGAGCAAATCTGATTATGTCAAGAAACCAATCCCTAAAGAAGGAATCAAGAAGCTATGGAAGGCAATGTTGGAGTTCAACAATGATGTGTATATCGAGTGGAACCCTTACGGTGGCGTGATAGACAAGATTCCGGCGAACGCCACCCCGTTTCCCCATCGGAAAGGTAACTTGTTGAAGATTCAATATTATACGTCATGGATGGACGCAAACTCAAAAATGGGCAGTCTGAATATGATGAGGAAGTTATACGAGGTTGCGGAACCGTACGCGTCAAGTAACTGTTGGGTTCCTTCTGGATGGAGGAAACCCATTGGGTTTGGTTGGTGATAACCAAACATGGAAGTTGGGCCATTGGTATTAGTCCATGAGATTAGTATTGGGCCTTGGAAGTTCTTAGGGCTAGTGAGACACATATATATAGTCTATTGACCTAATTTTTATGTAGAGACTTACAAGAATCAAAAAGACAAAAGAGAGAAAAGAGGGAAGGAGGCAGAATTTCGTCTGGGTTTGTTAAGGCAGATCGGGTTGATATTTTGTGGAAAGCTTCTTCAGTCAGTGAGTTAAAGGTTCACCGAAGGGATTTAGATTTCAACGGTTGGATCTTCTGTTGTCGGGGTTTTAGTGAAGCTGGTCGTCACAGTTCTTCAGCAGTGCTGTCTTGAGTGTTTGGTAAATCCGACGGTGAGATCTTCTCTGATTGAGCTGAAATTTGGCAGAGGTGTTGTTGACTGGTTTATCTTAGATTTGTACGGTGGGATTAGTCTCTGGTTGCCGTAATCCTTGTGAACTGAGGTCGTTTGGTTTCTGCTGTTTTTGAAGCTTTGTGTTGCTCTCTTGTTGTTGTTGTTCTTGTGTTGGAGATAGCTCTTTGTAGCTTGAGTATCTGTTCTGTTCAGGTTATTGAACAGGGAGGACGTGGTTTTACTCACATACATTTATATAGTGGATTGTTGAGTGGACTACGGTCCCGTGGTTTTTCCTTCTCACATCGAGGAGGTTTTCCACGTAAAAAGTGCTTGTCTCATTTAGTTATTGCTTATATTATATCCTGCTATCTTCGAAGTATTTTTCTCTCAGATTCTCACAAGGTCAGGGGAAACACGATTGCTACATTCCGCTGNNNNNNNNNNNNNNNNNNNNNNNNNNNNNNNNNNNNNNNNNNNNNNNNNNNNNNNNNNNNNNNNNNNNNNNNNNNNNNNNNNNNNNNNNNNNNNNNNNNNNNNNNNNNNNNNNNNNNNNNNNNNNNNNNNNNNNNNNNNNNNNNNNNNNNNNNNNNNNNNNNNNNNNNNNNNNNNNNNNNNNNNNNNNNNNNNNNNNNNNNNNNNNNNNNNNNNNNNNNNNNNNNNNNNNNNNNNNNNNNNNNNNNNNNNNNNNNNNNNNNNNNNNNNNNNNNNNNNNNNNNNNNNNNNNNNNNNNNNNNNNNNNNNNNNNNNNNNNNNNNNNNNNNNNNNNNNNNNNNNNNNNNNNNNNNNNNNNNNNNNNNNNNNNNNNNNNNNNNNNNNNNNNNNNNNNNNNNNNNNNNNNNNNNNNNNNNNNNNNNNNNNNNNNNNNNNNNNNNNNNTTCGGTTCGGTTCGGATAGTAAATGTAGGAACCGGAAAATATCCGGAAAAAGTTCGGTTCTCATTTGGATCCGGTTCGGGTTCGGATAGTTCGGGTAGTTCGGATAATTTGGATAAAATATCGGTTATTTAAGGTAAAATATCAAATAATTAAGATGATTTACATAAAAAATTTGGATATTTTGGATTACTTTGGATATTTCGGATAAAACTATCCGGATACTTTCGGATACTTTCGGATACTTTTGGGTAGTTTGGATACTTTATAATAATTTAGTTATCATAAACTATTTTCAGATACTTTTAATAGAATTTTAAATTTAAAATATATATTTAATGATGTTATATGTATATATAATTAATATTTTTATATATTCGGGTACCCGTTCGGTTCTCGGTTCGGTTCCGGTTTGGTTCGGTTATTTCGGATATAAAAATTTAGGAACCGTTCGGATATTTAAAGGTATTGGTCCGGTTCCGGTTTCGGGTATTTCGGTTCGGTTCCGGTTCGGGTCTTCGGTTCCGGTTATTTTGCCCAGGCCTAGGTTTGATGATGAGATTCACGGTCTGTGTCTTCTCGGTACTTTACCGGATTCTTGGGAGGTTTTCAGGATGTCTCTTTGTAACTCCGCGTCAGAAGGTGTTATTTCGATGGATTCAGTGAAGAACAGTGTTCTTAATGAGGAAGCAAGAAGGCAGTCGAATGCTAGTAGTTCGCATTCAGATGTCTTTGTTACTGAGTCAAGGGGGAGGAGTTCGAGTAGAGATCCCAAGAGAGAGAAGAACAGGAGCAGGAGCAAATCTAATAAATTTGCTAACATAGAGTGCTATTTCTGTCACAAGAAAGGGCACATGAAGAAGGATTGCTGGAAGTTGAAAAACAAACAGCAAGGTAATCAAGAAGAAAAGGTGGATCGGGTGACTGCCACCGAAGATCAGTTTCTCATTCTTCTTGAGGGTGATGCCATTAATGTCGCATGCCAAGACACCAGTTGGGTGATTGATAGTGGAGCCACTACTCATGCAACATCACAGCGGGATTTGTTTTCTACCTATACTACGGGTAATTATGGTTCCGTGAAGATGGGAAATGATGCAATGGCTCAAGTTACTGGCATTGGCGATATATGCTTGGAGACTAGTCTTGGGACTAGGTTGGTGCTTAAGGATATTAAGCATGTTCCTGATATTAGGATGAATCTGATATCGACGGGAAGACTTGATGATGAGGGTTATTTCAGTTTGCACGGTGGTGGTAAATGGAAGCTCTCTCGCGGTTCTTTGATTGTGGCTCGAGGTGAGAAGTCATCATCCTTCTATTGGATGCAGGCTAAGGTCTCCAAAGACGCTGTTAATGCGGTGGAGAATGATGGTGCCATGGAGTTATGGCATAAGAGACTCGGTCACATGAGTGAGAAGGGAATGTCTGTGTTGTCTAAGAATGAGGTGATTCCAGGAATCTCTGGTTTGCACCTGCAGAAGTGTTCNNNNNNNNNNNNNNNNNNNNNNNNNNNNNNNNNNNNNNNNNNNNNNNNNNNNNNNNNNNNNNNNNNNNNNNNNNNNNNNNNNNNNNNNNNNNNNNNNNNNNNNNNNNNNNNNNNNNNNNNNNNNNNNNNNNNNNNNNNNNNNNNNNNNNNNNNNNNNNNNNNNNNNNNNNNNNNNNNNNNNNNNNNNNNNNNNNNNNNNNNNNNNNNNNNNNNNNNNNNNNNNNNNNNNNNNNNNNNNNNNNNNNNNNNNNNNNNNNNNNNNNNNNNNNNNNNNNNNNNNNNNNNNNNNNNNNNNNNNNNNNNNNNNNNNNNNNNNNNNNNNNNNNNNNNNNNNNNNNNNNNNNNNNNNNNNNNNNNNNNNNNNNNNNNNNNNNNNNNNNNNNNNNNNNNNNNNNNNNNNNNNNNNNNNNNNNNNNNNNNNNNNNNNNNNNNNNNNNNNNNNNNNNNNNNNNNNNNNNNNNNNNNNNNNNNNNNNNNNNNNNNNNNNNNNNNNNNNNNNNNNNNNNNNNNNNNNNNNNNNNNNNNNNNNNNNNNNNNNNNNNNNNNNNNNNNNNNNNNNNNNNNNNNNNNNNNNNNNNNNNNNNNNNNNNNNNNNNNNNNNNNNNNNNNNNNNNNNNNNNNNNNNNNNNNNNNNNNNNNNNNNNNNNNNNNNNNNNNNNNNNNNNNNNNNNNNNNNNNNNNNNNNNNNNNNNNNNNNNNNNNNNNNNNNNNNNNNNNNNNNNNNNNNNNNNNNNNNNNNNNNNNNNNNNNNNNNNNNNNNNNNNNNNNNNNNNNNNNNNNNNNNNNNNNNNNNNNNNNNNNNNNNNNNNNNNNNNNNNNNNNNNNNNNNNNNNNNNNNNNNNNNNNNNNNNNNNNNNNNNNNNNNNNNNNNNNNNNNNNNNNNNNNNNNNNNNNNNNNNNNNNNNNNNNNNNNNNNNNNNNNNNNNNNNNNNNNNNNNNNNNNNNNNNNNNNNNNNNNNNNNNNNNNNNNNNNNNNNNNNNNNNNNNNNNNNNNNNNNNNNNNNNNNNNNNNNNNNNNNNNNNNNNNNNNNNNNNNGTTGGAGTTGTCAGCAGGTTTATCTCCAATCCAGGAAGAGAACATTGGAATGCTGTGAAGTGGATTTTGAGATATCTCAGAGGGACTTATGATCTGAAGATTACATTTGGGGGTAAGAAGTCTTTACTGGTCAGTTTCACTGATTCTGACATGTTTGGAGATGTTGATTCTAGCAAGTCTACTTCGGGTTACTTGGTAACATTTGCGGGTGGAGCTGTGGCATGGCAGTCAAGGCTGCAAAAGTGCGTTGCACTATCTACCACTGAGGCAGAGTTCATTGCTGCAACTGAAGCTTGTAAAGAGTTGTTGTGGATGAAGAACTTCTGTGAAGAGATCGGGTTCAAGCAAGAAAATTATGTGTTGCTTTGTGATAGTCAAAGCGCCATCTGTCTCGGGAAGAACTCTACATTTCATTCGAAATCAAAACACATTCAGAGGAAGTATCATTGGATACGAGATGTGGTTGCTTCTAAGGAAGTGGAACTTGAGAAAGTTCATACGGATGATAATGGAGCTGATATAATGACAAAGTCTTTGCCGAGGGGGAAGCTTGAAGTATGCCGAGGGATAGCCGGAATGGCTGTTTCCTCCACCTAGTCGGAGGGGGAGTTTGTTGGGTTCCTTCTAGATGGAGGAAACTCATTGGGTTTGGTTGGTGATAACCAAACTTGGAAGTTAGGCTATTGGTATTAGTCCATGAGATTAGTATTGGGCCTTGGAGGTTCTTTGGGTTAGTGAGACACATATGTATAGTCTCTTGACCTAATTGTTTATGTAGAGACTTACAAGAATCAAAAAGACAAAAGAGAGAAAAGAGGGAAGGAGACAGAATTTCGTCTGGGTTTGTCAAGGCAGATTTGGAGGGTCAAACGGATCCCGATCGGGCTGATATTTTGTGAGAAGCGTCTCCAGTCAGTGAATTAAAGGTTCACCAAAGGGATTTAAATTTCAACGGTTGGATCTTCTATTATCTGGGTTTTAGTGAAGCTGGTCGTCACAGTTCTTCAGCAGTGCTGTCTTGAGTGTTTGGTAAATCAGACGGTGACATCTTCTCTGATTGAGCTGAAATTTGGCAGAGGTGTTGTTGACTGGTTTATCTTGGATTTGTACGGTGGGATTATTCTCTGGTTGCCGGAATCCTTATGAGCTGAGGTCGTTTGGTTTCTGCTGGTTTTGAAGCTTTTTGTTGCTCTCTTGTTGTTGTTGTTCTTGTGTTGGAGATAGCTCTTTGTAGCTTGAGTCTCTGTTCTGTTCAGGTTGTTGAACAGGGAGGACGTGGTTGTACTCACATACATTTATATAGTGGATTGTTGAGTGGACTACGGTCCCGTGGTTTTTCCTTCTCACATCGAGGAGGTTTTCCACGTAAAAAGTGCTTGTCTCATTTAGTTATTGCTTATATCATATCCTGCTATCGTCGAAGTATTTTTCTATATAGCTAAAACAGTAAAATGATAAGTAAATGAAAGGTATTCCAAACTCGGGTTAGACAGCGTGCTTTTAGATTAATTTACTTTGTAGTATTAAGTGCAGTTTCTCGGGGCTAACCGGATTAGCCGATAGAGCATATAAAAAATTTAAAAAAATACTAGATACAGATGTGCACGAATATTGTTTTGTCAAATTTTCATTAAAATTATTCAGATTATGTTATATAATTTTCAAATTTGAGGTTTATATTTTCAGTTAATATATTGTTGATTTGTATTATAATTGTGTTGTACATGGTGTTAGTTCGAATACATTACTTTTATAAATTTTAATAGTTATACTGAAACTTCATAATTTTATGTATTCCATGGAGTATTCGGCTTGAAAATGCTGTTGTTGGTTTTGCATGAAGTTCATGTGACCTTGTCTTTCGTTTATGTTGTATTGATCCTACATGATTTGCATGTACAGTGGTGGATCAAACGATTCGCACGTACAGTGGTGGAGCTACCTCTAGTGAGGCCGTGAACAGGTCCACCTGACTCTTCCTTCTTGTTCTGTCTCCGTTGGCTGTTGGTATCGGTGCCGGCAGTGCCAAAATTAACGCTACATTACTTGCGACAACATCAGATTATGATCCAAATAAATAAAATTCTACTGGTTTAAAATATTGGATCAATTTGCTCTATATTCATAACATGCAAAAGAATGAAGAATATAGCCATTTAACAGTAACACTAGACCTCGATCCGCGCAACCGCGCAGGTTTTTGTTTTCATTTATTTTTATATAAAAATTTTGTTTTCAATTCTAAATTGGTATATATTATAATATATATGTGTCTATCAATTTTTAAAACATAATAAGTTTACGGTATATTTTTTTCATTGAATAGATTATTTCAAACTTTCACATGTATTTGTATCTTTTTCTATATATATATTTTCTGATTATTATTTCATTATTAAAATCGTAACTATATCTATAAAGATTAGTAAAATATTATTTTATTGTCATATTCAAAGATATTGTAACATTTCAAAAATTTAGAAAGTTTTTTAAAAAATAAACTTTTCTCTTCATAAATTTATATTATCGAGTAAATAATTAAACATCTAGTTTTTGTAATAAACTATATAGTTTAAAATTTGTTTTCAATGGTTTAAGATAGTAAATATTAATCATTGTTAGATAATATGATTTTTGTTATTTAAAAAAATCTTTATAATTTTAAAAGTTAACATCGACAAATATTTAAATATTTAACATATGGAGGTATAGTATTACAACATTAAATTATATCTATTTAATTTATACTATCTATAAATCCAATGGATCTTTGTTTAAATCCAATTATTGATAGCCCAATAAAAATTTCTGGTAGGCCCAAAATTTAAATGATAAGATTAGAGATTAAATGTAAGATAACTTTCTATGAATATGTCTATTAGGTCTATTTTTAAAAAAATCGCACATGAATCAAGGTTGTGACTTTTGTTTTAATATATAAGATGTATTTGATGAGACATTTTTACTCCAAGCTTGACCATTATCTCCCTATAAACACTCGTGCGTATGACTGATTAATGTTCAAATGACAAAATACACTACACTATATATGTTATCTAAATAGTATAGAACATCCAGTTTTGTATTAATAACATCTTAACAAACTTAAAAACATAATTGTTTACTCACTGCGAAAGTAGGAGGAAGAGAGAGAAAAAGGAGAATGAGGAGGAAGATGAATAGGATGGGGAGAGGGGGCGGACGGGAGAAGGAAAGAGGCTGAATGAGAAGAGAAGGAGAAGGGAGGAAAATGGAGGGCGGAGGAAGACGAAGGAGGAAGGAAAGAAGTATGGAGAAAGAGGGAGATAGAGATCGAGGGAGGGAGGGGAGAAGAGAAAAAGTAGGAAGGGAATGTAAGAGTGAAAGCAACTGGGGAAGAAGCTATACTATTTTGATAAATAGATTAGTATACTAAGAGCATGATTATAGGGGGGTTCTTAAAGTGGGTTTCTTAGCGGAATATAAGAACCCGTCTCTTAACTTTTAACTAAAAAAACTATTTTGATAAATAGATTAGTATACTAAGAGCATGATTATAGGGGGGTTCTTAAAGTGGGTTTCTTAGCGGAATATAAGAACCCTCCAATAATCATGCTCTAAAATGTGATGTTTATTCAAATATTGTATAAAATTTATATAAACTGTCAAGACAAACATGTTTCTGAATTTCCATTAATTTAAAGTATACATTCAAGCAAAATAATACAGTTTATAAAACATGGAATTTCAAAACTCAAATACACATAACTTACCACTCTACGTATAAATTAGTTGTACTATTCTATTTTAATATGATTCTGCTATAGTATAGTACAAACTTTAATCGAAATGTTTAAAAAAACTGATTAAAAATTTTCAAGTTATGTTATATGTAAAAAAATATGTATGTTTTTACCAGCATAATTATTTGAGTGAATTATATTTGACACAAAAACTACATATAAACGTTTGTTTCACCACTCGGTTTGCTTCCGATATCAATGTCTCTGTAATTCAAAAACGCCTCTCTCGGGTTACTTGACATGTACGGTTCCGCAACCTCGTACTTCTTCATCATATTCAGAGGACTACCAATTGTGGCATTTGCGTCCAACCATGACGTATAATATTGAACCTTGAACAAGTTTCCTTTCCGATGAGGAAACGGGGTGACGGTCACCGGAACCTTGTCCATCACGCCACCGTAAGGGTTCCATTGCATATACACATTATTGTTGAACTCCAACATCGACTTCCAAAGCTTCTTGTTTCCTTCTTTAGGGATTTGTTTCTTGACATAATCAGATTTGGTCTTGAAAAACGTTTCCGGTCTGGACGGTCTATCTAAGAGAATACTTGTCGGTGTACCGACAGATAGGTCTTCCCAAAACAATGTTGTGTTAAGCCAGCTCATTTCCTGACAATCTTGACGTTTTAGCTCTAGTTCAGTTAAGCTTTGGTTCATTATTGACACAAGCTCATTGGCTCGACCCAAGAACTGAGCATATAATATAACCGCGATGGTTCTGTTTACGACCTGAGGCATTGCTCTGATGAAAAGACTGAATTTCAGAGAGTTTGGATGAGACAAGCTGCCACTTGTAGAGAACATCGGTTCCCCCCCCGCTTGTTCCAATGTTTTGTTAACCTTAAACACAGTCAAGATCTTTGGAACATCGACTAGGTTTATTTTCCAGGAGAGGATAACTCTGAAGCTCCCCTCACCACCACCGGGAACATCTTCTCCCATGGTATCTGTAGGAGATGGATTACACCCCTCCACAAGGCCCATCGAATAACAGATCCTAATCTAGCAAGTTGGATCAGTTTGGTCGGCTCGGCGGCCAAACGTATCGGCTCGACCTTAGAGTGCTTTTAGCCGGTCGAGTAAGCTGACCAGAAGTACCCGGCTTGGAGAGAACCTTGTCCAGGCCCGCGTACTCGGCCTCTCGCATCAAGGCCCAAAGAGATATGAAATTAGGGCATCAGGGGCGAGAGTCCTATAAAAGGTGAAAGGGAAGCAAGAAGAAGGGGACTTTTGGACCATTGAACAGACTGAGCGGCTAGATCTAGGGTTTTAGGCTATCTTTTTGATCTTGTTACTCTTCGATCTTGTTGCTCTTTAATCTTCTTGTCACTCTTGTAACCCTTCAGACCAAATCTAAATAAAACGTCTTTTGACTTCTTTCACTCTAGTCGACAGAATCCCGTTCAAACAATTGGCGCCCACCGTGGGGCTGACTAAATTAACGTTCTAGATCTACATGGTTCAAGACGACGCCACCTTCGGTGCTCTGGGCGGAGAACCGACCCCAACGCCCGAAGCCGCGCCACCCATCGCCGCAGATTTTATGAGCTCTATCATGGCTCGACTTGCTCGTCAAGACGAAGTCCAAAAGATGACCAACGACCAATTAGCTGCTTTGGTCGTGGCACTCACAGCTCCCGACGGCCAAACAAGCCGTCCTCAGCAGATACGCCGTCGCCTCTTTAACACCAACCCGACGGCGACCGGAGGCGACCATATCTCAGACGACTCCGACCCTAACGAAACCCTTCTCGCCGACCACCCCCAGTAGATTCTGATCTCTCAACCATACGCGAGCTCGCCGAGCTCAAACTCAGCTTCCAACAAATGAGCGAGAAGATCCATCAAGTAACCAGCGCGGCCCCGCAAATCGAGAGCGTACTCGCCGCAACATCACGCACCCCTTTTACTAGCGCTCTGACTAGTGTGCAACTCGGAAAGATAGAGAAGCTGCGCCTACCCGAGTACAAACCCGGCGGAGACCCAATGGAACACATGACGGCTTTCAACATCGCGATGGCACGGGCTCGACTCCCCGACGAAGAAAGGGACGCAGGCTACTGCCAACTGTTCGTCGAAACTCTCCACGAGCAAGCCCTAACCTGGTTTTCTCAGTTAGAAGAAAACTCCATCGGAAGCTTCCGCGACTTGTCAGCAGCTTTTCTCAAGACTTACATTATGTTCACCAAGCGCAGCGCTACCGCCTCTAGCTTGTGGAATCTCAACCAAACTAAAGACCAGAGCCTCCGCGACTACATGGAGAAGTTCAAAGCCGTAGTCTCGAGGATTGAAATTCCAGACGGTATCGCCATCGACGCCCTGCGAAACACGTTGTGGGTTCATTCTAAATTCCAAGAGGATTTATACCGAAACCCAACTACGTCGCTC
The DNA window shown above is from Brassica oleracea var. oleracea cultivar TO1000 chromosome C3, BOL, whole genome shotgun sequence and carries:
- the LOC106330827 gene encoding reticuline oxidase-like protein, with the protein product MGEDLFWAIRGSGGASFGVILSWKINLVDIPKIFTVFRVNRTLEQGGTDVLYKWQLVSSKLPESLYVRAMPKVVNKTIAVLLYAQFLGRADELVSIMNQSLPELGVKNQEMSWLITTLFWEDLPAGTLTSVLLDRPSKPEKFFKSKSDYVKKPIPKEGIKKLWKAMLEFNNDVYIEWNPYGGVIDKIPANATPFPHRKGNLLKIQYYTSWMDANSKMGSLNMMRKLYEVAEPYASSNCWVPSGWRKPIGFGW